The Tamandua tetradactyla isolate mTamTet1 chromosome 23, mTamTet1.pri, whole genome shotgun sequence genomic interval AACTCTGTTGGCACATCACCCAAGTATTGTAAGTGAGGTGTGCAAGACCACGCTGCTAGGCCTGCAGATGCCTGGCAAGTCCTTGCTGCCTCTTCATGCCAGCCACTCACAGGGACCTCTGGCTTCTAGCAGTGCTACATCTCTTCACTGCCCTGTGGCTCCAGTTCTAATGGCTGGCAGCCTTGTAGAGCCCGCAACAGGATGCTGTGTCAGTGAATCTTGCCAAATCAATCACATTCTGGCATCTTCCTCCATGTTATCAGAGAACCTCACTTTCATGGCCACGGATGCGAACCTGGGCAGCTGCTCCATGACCCCAGGGAAGTAAGAGGCGATGTGTCAAAATGCTTGAAGTAACTCCTGCTCCCCAGGCCAGTATCAGAGGCTTTCCAAGGCAAGTGAGGATTTGTGAGCAGTCAGAGCGATGCTGGCAGCTGTGGTCCCCTCCTGTGGCTCCTGACCACAAACGTGGTCAAGCCCAGGGTGGTGCAGCAGAGAACACTGGGAGTCAGGGCTCGATTCCACCTCTGCCACTAAATCACTTTGCCTGACCTTGGGCCAAACCTGCCTGCATGGCCCCAATTACTCATCTGTCAGATACACACAGTGACATCTCACAAACGATGAAATTGTTCATGAAGAGTGTGCCTACTCATGGCAGGATGTGGGGGTTGGGCAGgagctgcagcattctctccATTTTTAAGGTTTAAAAATGAGGTGCTGCCTCTTAGACCTCTGGTAGGCAGTGCTGGTTATCAGCTATTAGGATATTTCCTCCCAGCACTGAAAGCACCTAGAGGACAGCTAAGGGAGGCCTGACTGCTTCAGCCTGGGTAACCCTGCTGCGTTTCCAGCTATGATGACTGGGGTCCAGGTCACTGTCTCCTCTGGCTATGATGACTGGGGTCCAGGTCACTGTCTCCTCTGGCTGTCACCTGACAAATGGCCTGCCTGAGAGTGATACCATGCCCTGCTGGCATGAAGGCCAAAAGACAGTCACAAGACAAAATTATGATAATGTCAAGTTTAATCTGCCAAATATACAAGTTGGATTTGTGGAGCATGTCTTGCCTGGGTGCTGCACGTAAACGGAGGTTTCTCAAAATGGTAGATGGGAAAGGTTAAAAATGGGCCATGGGGCGgacaatggtggtgcagtggcagagttcttgcctgccatgctggagacccgggttcaattcccggtgcctgcccaagtaaaaaaaaaataaaataaattaaaaaaaaggccCTGGCCAGGAAGGTGGCAAAGGACAGGGATGGGTGGAGAGGAAGCCGCAGTCAGAGGAGACAAGCCAGGGCTGAGCCTTGACCCTCAGAGATCAGGAGCATGGGCCCCCAGAGGCAGCCCCTGTCATGAGTGAGCAACACAGGTGAGCACCCAGGCAACACAGACTGAGGCTGGTTGTCACAAACTGATCAGCAGCACCCGTGGCACAACCACCCACTAACGTGCAATTCACCAACAAATAGAAGCTCTCCTTATCCCACCTCCCAGGCACCCCCAATAAGGGCTCTGAATTCTAAAAACAGCAAAAACATTCAAATGGTTACATATGAAATGCTTTCCTGCATTTTCTGTCTCAAAGATAGcagctgcccctcccccccaacccccccacccaCCATCCCCCAAACAATTTCTGTGCCAAGATGAAGACAAGGCCCCAGGCCACTGGGGCTCCTGGCTTGAGGGGCTGCTGCAGTAGCGCCAGGGCACGGGGTGGTGTGAGAGCCAGCAGAGGTCCTGGCAGCACAGCCCAGGGCCGGGTATCTCCTCTCCCCAAGGCCAGGTGTTTACTTGTTCAGGGAGAGCGATTGCATTCGTCTTCCTGATAAAGTCGCATCATCCTTTGCTGAGGGATGGAAGGGAAGGTAGGAGGGTTAAAACAGAACAGAACCACTCCTCCTCCACACATACCCACACCCTAGACTCATAGAACTTGAGGTCTGAAAGGCCTCAGAACAGGCTTTGTGCACCTGGCTCAGCTATAGGTGAGAAAAGAGACCTGGCAGGGGCCTGACATTGTCCCCAAGGGATAGGATTTGTGCTGAGCCCCAGTGGCCCTGAAATTCCCAATGTGTGGGAATGTCTGTCCCTCGACGAAGGCCTAAATGTCTACTGGACAGACAGACATACTGATTAGCCCACCTCCCAGGCAGATCCCGTAATTCAACCTCTCTACATGGGAACTAAAGTCTAAATTAGCAACAATTATCAAATGACTACACATGAGATAAGTCCTTCCCTGCTTGGGGGTGGTGACGCAGCTGCAGAATGAGAAGTGTGATAACCATGGGCACCCGAGGTGGGTGAACACAGCCCCAGTTTCCTCAGGACCCAAGGAGGAAGCAGGTCAGTGGGATTTAAGGACACCCACAGTCCCACATGCAGAAAGGTGTCCAAGAGGCCAGGAGATGAAGAGTCATGAGTTGATCACTCCTACAAACCGTGCCCACAGACAACCTGGGCCAGACTTCATCCAAGTCTATTCTGTGGTATCTAGTCCCTGCCCACCCCAGTCTCCCAAGCCCCCTGGGATGGATAGTGAGGACTTAGGCAGCTCTCCTGGTCTCACCAGTCACCAAAGACCTTAGTGGGACCTTCTAGCCTCAAAGGTCTATACAAGATGCCTAGACCCAAGGCCTCCctgtgctggggctgggggtctTCCAGGGCAGAAACTATCCTGATACTGTGTACAGTGCTCCGCTGAGGTTCACAGCTGCAGTGGCTCCATCACACTGCCATGCCCAGGAGGAGATGGGCATTCCTGCCCACCCAGCAGATGAGGAAGTCGAAGGAAGGTGCACTCTGGCTGAACTTACCTGAGCAATCCGACCAGGCATGTGTCACTCCTCACACCCACCCATTTTACAGGCAAGGATACTGAAGTTCAGGTCCAGGTGGCACAGAAGCAGAGTCAGTAAGGAACTTCAAACCCTGTGCCATCCCGGCAGCCATCTCTCCTACCCATTGCTGTCCCTGCAACTTGAAATACAGGACTCacctttcctctcctcctctttcttcctggCAGCCTCCTCTCGCTGTTTCCGGATGATTGCCAGCCGGGCAAGGTCGGCCTTGGCCTGCTCTGTCTTCCCAGCTAAATGCATCTTCATGTAACGTTCttttgctttctgcttctcaatttCTTCTCTGTTTGGATAAAACAGTGTCACAGAGCACATCTTTCCCACCGTTGCTAGCTGAACTGGATGTGGGAGTCAGAATAAAGGCCAAGTACTTAGGCTTAGGGCCAAAGTGGAGGAGGGCACCGGCTGGCTCTGTGTGCCCTCGCCaaacaagcagaaggaacaaTCCCAGGCTGTGCTGACATGCCAAAAGGATGAGGCCCCACCCTTTTGGCATGGGGCCTTAGCATCTGAGTGAACAATGCTACCTGGggctgggagagagagggaggcagtGTTTGTTTGacactgttatgtaccccagaaaagccatgttctcttaaccctaatccaatcttgtggggcagacctattgtttaggtgtgaccttttgatgaggttgtttccatggaaatgtgatccaccCACTTGTGGGGCATTACCTCTGatgagattatttccatggagcttTGGCCCCTGaccattcaaggtagatcttgatttatttactggagcccttaaaagaGCTCACGGATAGAGAAAGAGTTCAAGAGATaacatagggtgggccacggtggctcaacaggcagagttctcatctgccatgccggagaccagggttcgagtcccggtgcctgcccaagcaaaaaaaaaaaaagagataacatAGAGtggatgcctagacacagacatttggagatacttggagagccaacacagaaagccattggaatcagaagccaAAAGCAACCCAActcaggagtaagggaccagccacatgccttcccagctgacaaagaaacCTGGACAtgatggcctttcttgagtgaaggtattctcttgttgattccttaatttggacatccgTGGCCTTAGAATTGAAACGTAATAAATGCCCTTtgtaaaagcaaatccatttctggtatattgcattccagtagctttagcaaaacaaaacaggcagGCAGCCGGAGAGCTGCATGACTAGGACGTGGGGTCCACAAGAGAAAGCAGGACCACAAGCAAGTGATCTGGATGTCCAGAGATGACCAGGAGAAGAAAGGCACTAGAAGCCACATTCTATAAAGaatggagaaaggagaggccCCAGTGATACCAGGGAATGGAATGATGACCATGAATAGGAAACAGACACTTAATCTCTGGTCAACCCATCACAGCTCATTCTCAGAGGAGCTCAGAGGTGCCAGGGGCTGCCTCTCAAGGGGTATAGTAATAAAGGCCAGATTCCCACTGGGCAAACCATTAGACAGAGGAAGTGGTGAGGCTCTTCATATTCCCCTTTGAAGATCCTTCCAAGGCTGAGATTTGGAATTGCTGTGGGTGCCCTTCAAAGTGTGAGACAGGAGAGTCGGAACTGGATGGCGTTCCTGAAGAAAGGGTCCCTTCTAGACAGGGTTCCGGAAGAGCTAAGTGttggaggaggggaggggcctTGCCTGGCAGGAAACTGAGGAGGGGAAGGGCTTTGTCCTCACAGAGGCCTTCACAGTTCACAGTCCACAGGGCTGGGAAGCAACAAGAAAGAAGACACGTGGGCCTAGGTGGTGGAGGAACAGACCATGGCCTGGAGCGAGTTGAATGAACAGATGTCCCACCTTGGAGGCTCTGGATATCAGCCCAGCAGATCGCACCCGGGCAAGGAGGACATAGAGTCAGCAGCCTCTGCACCTTTTTGGAGCTCCAAGTCCAGGAGGCCATGGAGGCATGTGCAATGATGAGCATCCTCACATGCTCGGCATGGTGCTCGCCCCGTACAGTTATCACCTCTGCAGCCCCAAAGGGCTGGGCTATCAGTGGGATCCCCTTTTTACTGGGGAGGACAATGAAACCCAGAAAGAGTAACAACTTGTCCAAGTGGTACAGCTGCTAAGCAGCAGAGCTTGGGCAGGCCGAAGAGCCCTCCTGCTTGAGGAAGGCAGCAACAGCCCAGGGTGTTGGGTTTCTGGGGAATTGATCCTGAGAAGGAAGCTCTTAGAGGAGATGGAGTCCTTCCCTATCATAGCTCAAGCCTGTGGGCGTTTCAAAGTCAGAGCCCTCAGCTGTCACAGGCAGCTGGGTCAGCATGTTTGGAGGTGGATTTAAGTATACAGAAGCGGCTTTCCCCAGGACCTCCATCCCCTCATAAAGCCTCTGACCATCAGAAGTCAGGGCACATCTTGTTGAGGAATGACTGAGTGGCAGGCACTTTGGTGCTCAACCTCCTCCTCACACAGCCTATAGGAAGGTACCTGCAGGCTGTTTCCCCAcaagagggctgggggcaagcAGGGACCTCCCCAAACTATACCAGGCTACTTTCAGCATGGCACAGGCTCCAAATCCACCCCCTACCAAACCCTACGGCCATGATATGAGGCACATCAGGAGTGGTCAGATTGGGCTGGATGAAGGAAATCTCCCTGAACTAGAAGTGCTCTGAAGGCCTTAGGGAAACTCACCATCTTCCTGAGCCATTCAATTACTGCATGTGCAACatcttaattttctaattttccctcATCACGTTTTTGTTCTactggtaaaatatatatatatatatgtatttttggagAAGCTACTGTCAGGAATAAgatgaaacagaaataaacatCACAGCTGAACCCCACCACCTGGCAGACATTACCGTTCTCTCCTCGAAAGCTCCTTCGGCCCGTCCAGATCCAGTTGCGTGACCTTTTTGGTTGTCTGTACTACCCGGTTGGGGTTCTCGATGTCGATGAGCCCTTCCACACCTTTGCGCTTTTGCTAGGATAGAGAAAGAAGCTGGCCGTTGGAGAAGCTGAGGTCCCACAGGGCCCCTGGAAGCTATATCCACCAGCCCCCTACCAGCCCACCTGGATGGGAACAAactcccactccacccccagccACAGGCAGCTTGGTCAAGTCTTATAGTGGGGACAGCACTCAAAGAGTGTCTCCACTAGCCTGGGAGGTGCAGGAAGAGTGAGAGCACTGAATGTGATGAAAGTCTGCCCGAGGCCATACCCCAGCAGTTTCCAAAGTGACAGATGGCAGCTCAGAGCTAAACAACTTGCCCAAGATGGGATGGGAATCCAAGTCCAATTTACAAGCTGTCGGCCCCAAGCACTATTTTCCTGGTCTCAAGTACAGCTTCCCATGGAATCCCAGGCTGGTTTTTCCTGCAGTGCTGGATCCCCAGGATAGGTTAGGCCAAGGATGTGTTTTTTCATAAACAAAATCAATTCCTACCCAATCTCAATTGATGGGCGGCAGATGATATTTGGGAATGAGACATCAGGTTATTTAGTCTATGGGTTGGGTGCTAGCCAAGAACCTGGAGCCTGCACCTTCTGCCTTCTTGGGGCGGGCGGGTTGGGGGCGGGTGGTtcaggaagaactgaaaacacagGCTGATGTAGCAGGTTTGGTCAAAGTTCCAAGCCCGGCTGATCCCAGCTTTAAGTAACCTGGTGCCTTCCAAATGCCAATCTACAGAGCTCCACATGCTCATATCCAATCCAGCCAGACCCTCATGCCTTCCCTAGGAAACCTAAAGGAtatagcagacatattaagtctaAAACAGAACTCAAgacccaccccctcccctcagGTACTAGGTACCTCCTtgatttccctctttccctcagACCCTATGCCCAACCCTCAGCAAGCCCAAACAAACCTATCCCTAAAATCTGGCTTGAGTCTGTCCATTCTTCCCCACTGCTATCATCACCATCCTAGTGCAAACCACTATTTCTGATCTGGATGACTGCTGCCACTCCCAGCTTCCACCTCAATACCTACCACTCATTCTCACAGAGAAGCccaaacaatatttaaaaaacaaattgggtcaggggaaaagaaatgaaacaaaataaggtttcagtggctaagagatttcaaatagaatcaagaagtcattctgaaaGTTGCTCTTAttcaagtttcagccagatattgcaaactgccataGTATACCatgccccaaccaacaatattcctgaaaaccctaaatacCCTGGGCTCTAGCTAAGACTCcacaaaagttttacttattaaatttattttctcagaaacttaaaatctccagGCTATTTCTAtcccagataaatcctgaaacccagaggtaccggTCTTTCTAAGAACATTAGccagtttcatttctctaccccatAGTGTCAACAATCCCTCTTCagcatgaagttagaatggttacTGCCCAAATACCTCTGAAGACTGAGAgactgatcaaatgagagggagaagctGTGACATAGAAGTCAGGATTTGACAAGTGATTAAAAATACTGAATCACCATTATGGATGCTTCTTTCTGTTTGTAGTCTGTTGGAAcctccagaaggaaatacctgaaattgttgaactgcaacccagtagccttgatctttgacagtgattgtgtaactatacagcttttatctTTTGACtatgattgtcaaaaccttgtgagTGATACTCCCTTTACTCAGTCTATGGTTAGATGAGTAGCAAAATAAAGAcctgcatgaaaaaaaaagtagaatacagggtacctagagatagacagaagttagagaaggtgaaaagttacctaatatgtacaaaATCGTTAACAAGTTTGAACTtgaatgtttgggaatggatagatgtGATGGGAGCTCATGCTCAGGGTTATAAGAAGTAGTAACATagtgtaggtgaatttgattgaaagtagTTGAGTTCTTGAATGAACcactacaaatattaaaaaaaaaaagaggagcatATGGGAAAAAACATAGCTATGGCAaacggactatagttaacagtaatattttaacattcttccATCAACAGTAAAAAAATGTAGTACGGGAGAGAAAGGGTA includes:
- the PDAP1 gene encoding 28 kDa heat- and acid-stable phosphoprotein isoform X1; its protein translation is MPKGGRKGGHKGRARQYTSPEEIDAQLQAEKQKAREEEEQEEGGDGASGDPKKEKKSLDSDESEEEDDDYQQKRKGVEGLIDIENPNRVVQTTKKVTQLDLDGPKELSRREREEIEKQKAKERYMKMHLAGKTEQAKADLARLAIIRKQREEAARKKEEERKAKDDATLSGRRMQSLSLNK
- the PDAP1 gene encoding 28 kDa heat- and acid-stable phosphoprotein isoform X2 encodes the protein MPKGGRKGGHKGRARQYTSPEEIDAQLQAEKQKAREEEEQEEGGDGASGDPKKEKKSLDSDESEEEDDDYQQKRKGVEGLIDIENPNRVVQTTKKVTQLDLDGPKELSRREREEIEKQKAKERYMKMHLAGKTEQAKADLARLAIIRKQREEAARKKEEERKGTGN